Proteins found in one Saccharomyces mikatae IFO 1815 strain IFO1815 genome assembly, chromosome: 3 genomic segment:
- the RAD18 gene encoding E3 ubiquitin-protein ligase RAD18 (similar to Saccharomyces cerevisiae RAD18 (YCR066W); ancestral locus Anc_6.332): MDHQITTASDFRTTSIPNLYQLDTLLRCHICKDFLKVPVLTPCGHTFCSLCIRTHLNNQPNCPLCLYEFRESLLRSEFLVNEIIQCYTDVRSSLLNALKIQKPITTPGNNKGRNPQDSSLIELTSESENESSNAADDDLQIVATSERKPAKRSMTDILPLSSKPSKRNFAMFRSERIKRKSKSNDQMAQCPICQQFYPLKSLEKTHLDECLTLQSLGKKPNVSPNFIQDSKTQGKETPRLKSQTPEVDRSHSDKTSHVDKYLNSMISAEHQRLPKINFTSMTQSQIKQKLSSLGLSTNGTRQNMIRRYNHYEMIWNSNFCDSLDPVDEAELKRQLLSWDVSHNKTSQNNSTNGGISKLMMMKSIGKSSSYRVLLENFKNDKFNRKGWIIMFRKDFARLIKEAKSKIRTGSPKGSDLAGLINNEDDSREVQSCEGTRRQQMGEEQGTTNKERRGSNEANLPNEDLTDADLSRELMDMNEDGKDPPGND; this comes from the coding sequence ATGGATCACCAAATAACCACTGCAAGTGACTTCAGAACCACTTCAATACCAAATCTATACCAATTGGATACACTTTTAAGGTGCCACATTTGtaaagattttttaaagGTCCCCGTGTTAACACCTTGCGGTCACACATTTTGTTCCCTTTGCATTAGAACACATTTGAATAATCAACCGAATTGCCCTCTATGCCTTTATGAGTTCAGGGAATCCTTACTTAGAAGTGAGTTCCTTGTTAATGAAATCATTCAATGTTACACAGATGTACGATCTTCCTTACTGAATGCGTTAAAAATACAGAAACCTATCACTACGCCTGGGAATAATAAAGGACGAAATCCACAGGATTCCTCGTTGATAGAACTTACATCTGAGTCTGAAAATGAGAGTTCAAACGCCGCCGATGATGATTTACAAATTGTGGCAACGAGTGAAAGAAAACCCGCCAAAAGATCGATGACTGATATATTACCGCTAAGTTCTAAGCCATCTAAAAGGAATTTTGCGATGTTTAGAAGTGAACGGATTAAGAGAAAATCCAAATCAAATGATCAAATGGCTCAATGCCCTATTTGTCAGCAATTCTATCCTCTTAAATCCCTTGAAAAGACTCATTTGGATGAGTGCTTAACTTTACAATCGCTGGgaaaaaaaccaaatgTCTCGCCAAACTTTATTCAAGACTCAAAAACGCAGGGCAAAGAGACACCTAGGCTAAAGTCGCAAACTCCAGAAGTTGATAGAAGCCATAGTGATAAGACCTCACATGTGGATAAATATCTAAATTCAATGATAAGTGCAGAACACCAGAGACTCCCAAAAATTAATTTTACGTCTATGACCCAATCTCAAATAAAACAGAAACTGTCATCATTAGGGTTATCAACTAATGGTACCAGGCAAAACATGATTAGAAGATACAATCACTATGAAATGATTTGgaattcaaatttttgtGATTCTTTAGATCCCGTTGATGAAGCTGAACTTAAAAGACAATTATTAAGCTGGGATGTTTCGCATAATAAGACGTCTCAAAATAACAGTACGAATGGTGGAATTTCCAAgttaatgatgatgaaaagcATTGGAAAGTCCTCTTCATACAGAGTATtacttgaaaatttcaaaaatgataaattCAATAGAAAAGGATGGATTATTATGTTTCGAAAAGATTTCGCCAGGCTTATCAAGGAagcaaaatcaaaaataagGACAGGTTCACCAAAGGGTTCCGATTTAGCAGGACTAATCAATAACGAAGACGATAGCAGAGAAGTTCAAAGCTGCGAGGGAACCAGAAGGCAGCAAATGGGGGAGGAGCAAGGGACTACTAACAAGGAAAGGCGAGGAAGTAATGAGGCAAATTTACCCAATGAGGATTTAACAGATGCTGACTTATCAAGAGAATTGATGGATATGAACGAAGATGGTAAAGATCCACCCGGTAACGATTGA